In the Helianthus annuus cultivar XRQ/B chromosome 11, HanXRQr2.0-SUNRISE, whole genome shotgun sequence genome, one interval contains:
- the LOC118483823 gene encoding DNA-directed RNA polymerase subunit alpha-like, which translates to MIRSNNIIMVREKITVSTQTLQWKCVESAADSKRLLYGRFILSPLMKGQADTIGIAMRRALLGEIEGTCITRAKSEKISHEYATIMGIQESVHEILMNLKEIILRSNLYGTCEASICVRGPGYVTAQDIILLPYVKIVDNTQHIASLMEPIELVIGLQIEKNRGYLIKAPNTFQDGSYPIDPVFMPVRNANDSIHSYENGNKEILFLEI; encoded by the coding sequence ATGATCAGATCAAATAATATTATTATGGTTCGAGAGAAAATAACAGTATCTACTCAGACACTACAGTGGAAGTGTGTTGAATCAGCAGCAGACAGTAAGCGTCTTTTGTATGGGCGCTTTATTCTGTCGCCGCTTATGAAAGGTCAAGCAGACACAATAGGAATTGCGATGCGAAGAGCTTTGCTTGGAGAAATCGAAGGAACATGTATCACACGCGCAAAATCTGAGAAAATCTCACACGAATATGCTACCATAATGGGTATTCAAGAATCAGTACATGAAATTTTAATGAATTTGAAAGAAATCATATTGAGAAGTAATCTCTATGGAACTTGTGAGGCGTCTATTTGTGTCAGGGGCCCTGGATATGTAACTGCTCAAGATATCATCTTACTGCCTTATGTAAAAATCGTCGATAATACACAGCATATAGCTAGCTTGATGGAACCCATTGAGTTGGTTATTGGATTACAAATAGAGAAGAATCGTGGATATCTTATAAAAGCGCCAAATACCTTTCAAGATGGAAGTTATCCTATAGATCCTGTATTCATGCCTGTTCGAAATGCGAATGATAGTATTCATTCTTATGAAAATGGTAACAAAGAGATACTATTTCTCGAAATATAG